From the Lolium rigidum isolate FL_2022 chromosome 2, APGP_CSIRO_Lrig_0.1, whole genome shotgun sequence genome, one window contains:
- the LOC124687494 gene encoding leucine-rich repeat receptor-like protein FASCIATED EAR2, whose amino-acid sequence MATAATLLLVEAMLLLLLLVLQPTAAEVSAPATFPGDKAALASLKSAVDAATIPAYSCCLASWDFAHDPCTTFPCGLHCYTPPNSSYQRVAAVALDPAGYSGTLPAPVLASLPFLQSLTLRGNRFHGALPAGTPLPPSLRFLDLSRNAFSGQIPGSLFTAASSLQELDLSHNAFTGPIPPQVASLGALTQMDLQNNGLTGSLPAMGKMRSLAYLAVSGNALSGSLLDALPPQVLSVEALNNSLSGPLQAAAFRALSAMKVLDLTGNAVTGAVPGAAFEHPALEQLCLGSNQLGAVEEASDGGASSQLVVVDLSGNRIAGKLPRCLAAMPRLTMVGLDQNRFVGGIPDTYAARVSEEEATGGKLPFQKLTLQGNYLCGALPRQMRQIKEGSAAVSLADNCLLECPREFFFCQGLPQKNHATCPKCEP is encoded by the coding sequence ATGGCCACTGCTGCAACCCTCCTACTCGTAGAAgcaatgctgctcctcctcctgctcgtgcTCCAGCCCACGGCGGCCGAGGTGTCTGCTCCGGCCACCTTCCCGGGAGACAAGGCGGCGTTAGCGTCCCTGAAATCCGCGGTGGACGCGGCGACCATCCCGGCCTACTCCTGCTGCCTCGCGTCGTGGGACTTCGCCCACGACCCGTGCACCACCTTCCCCTGCGGCCTCCACTGCTACACGCCCCCCAACTCCTCCtaccagcgcgtcgccgccgtcgccctggACCCCGCGGGCTACTCCGGCACGCTGCCCGCGCCGGTCCTCGCCTCGCTGCCTTTCCTCCAGTCCCTCACCCTCCGCGGCAACCGCTTCCACGGCGCGCTACCGGCCgggacgccgctgccgccgagccTCCGCTTCCtcgacctctcccgcaacgccttCTCCGGCCAGATACCAGGGTCCCTCTTCACCGCCGCCTCGTCGCTGCAAGAGCTCGACCTCTCCCACAACGCGTTCACCGGCCCGATACCGCCTCAGGTCGCCTCCCTGGGCGCCCTGACGCAGATGGACCTGCAGAACAACGGCCTCACCGGGAGCCTTCCGGCCATGGGCAAGATGCGCTCGCTCGCATACCTCGCCGTGAGCGGCAACGCGCTGTCCGGCTCACTTCTCGACGCGCTGCCGCCGCAGGTCTTGTCCGTCGAGGCGCTCAACAACAGCCTCTCCGGGCCGCTGCAGGCCGCGGCCTTCCGCGCTCTCTCTGCGATGAAGGTGCTGGACCTCACGGGCAATGCGGTGACCGGCGCGGTCCCCGGCGCCGCGTTCGAGCACCCGGCGCTGGAGCAGCTGTGCCTCGGGTCCAACCAGCTCGGCGCGGTCGAGGAGGCGTCCGACGGCGGCGCGTCGAGCCAGCTCGTCGTGGTGGACCTCAGCGGCAACAGGATCGCGGGGAAGCTGCCCAGGTGTCTCGCGGCGATGCCGCGTCTCACGATGGTGGGGCTCGACCAGAACCGGTTCGTAGGAGGCATACCGGACACGTACGCCGCTCGTGTCTCGGAGGAGGAAGCCACTGGTGGGAAGCTGCCGTTCCAGAAGCTGACGCTACAGGGGAACTATCTCTGCGGCGCCCTGCCCAGGCAGATGAGGCAGATCAAGGAGGGCAGTGCGGCGGTGAGTCTGGCGGACAACTGCTTGCTCGAGTGTCCACGAGAGTTCTTCTTCTGCCAAGGGCTCCCGCAGAAGAACCATGCCACGTGCCCCAAGTGCGAGCCATGA